The DNA region AGATTTCCAAGATGAAATCCACTGCTgaccaataagaacataaaggctcgtctcagttttgccagaaacaaTCTTGATGATCCATaagacttttggaagaatactctgtggactgaagacaaaagtttaactttttggaaggtgtatgtcccattacatctgacgtagaagtaacacagcatatcAAAAAAGGAACATCACACCAACAGTaagatatggtggtggtagtgtgatggtctgggtctgttttgctgcttcaggacctggaagacttgctgtggtaaatcgaaccataaattctgctgtctaccataaagtcctgaaggagaatgtccagccatctgtttgcaacatcaataataataataataatctttatttatatagcgccaacatattccgcagcgctttacagtttaacagtttcaaacacaacaggcataagtaacaacattaacaatacaataattaaagcaaaataagacgaccctgctcgtgagagcttacaatctacaatgaggtgggagagatacaaagtacaggtgtgtatttacaatgatgtatttacaatgatggtccagccatcttcagggggtgggggatagatggagatagtgaatgggctacacacacaaacataaaatgactgattagtgaacgtggtaggcctctCTGAACAAATGTTTTTTGAGCGAGCGCCAATGTGAAGCGCACTTGGGTAATGCAGCAGGACAAGAATCCAAAACACACCGAAAGTCCACTTCTGAAACGCttccaaaattaagactttggagtggcttaGTCAAAATCCTGAGCTTAATTGGACTGAGTTGCTGTTGCTTGACCTTAAAAagcagttcatgctcggaaaccttccaatgtggctgaattacaacaattctgcaaagatgagtaggCCAAAAACGAGTGCATTGTAAAATACTCACTGCCAGTTATtgaaaatgcttgattgcagttgttgctgctaacggtggcccaaccagttattaggtttagggggcaatcactttttcacgcagggccctgtaggtttggatttctttttcctttaagacctcaatttaaaaactgcattttgtgtttacttgtgttatctttgtcttatatttacatttgtttggtgatctaaaacatgtgacaaacaagcaaaataggcaatcaggaagggggcaaacactttcacaccgctgtatatatacacatcatatGTTGCATTCTCCCCCACTTGAGGAGAGTTCTGGAGCTGGGCCCGCATCTATTGAAGCATGACAGCTGATTGGATCTGCTGGCAATCAGTTGTAACTGCAGAGttgttaggtcagctgatgtgggtggtgaccactcccaccatcccttAAAttatcacctgatgcatcagctgactgtcggtgtgggGTGACAGCGAGGTACGATGttcctgatggtggtgggggggaaAGACCCACTTAGGGCCctaggggagtgcagggtcaggtTAGGTTTGAGCAAGAGGTGACCATTCCTCATCTCTTTACCATCCCGTTTGTTATTGCCACGGTCAGAAGCCCATACAAAATACGAAAagtaatccgatcagtaaacggaATAACAAGAAGaagaaaaatcaaaacgccagaattacatttttttggtcgctgcaacattgcctgttattgcattttattgcaatcaaaacatcgtatctacctaaAATAGTATTAATAAAAAAAGTCAGCTTGGCGAGCAAAATATGAGCCCTCacctcagggtggattgatttaaatcacgccgatttaaatcatgatttaaatcacgatttaaatcaaaagatttttttctatttaaatcggatcgatttaaatcatgattttaatcatgatttaaatcactgatttaaatcaaaaggttttttttaatataaatcacgattaaaatgagaagtgagagtgcAGTATgagatagttacacggacgaaactaggggcaacgatctaacgccagggtgagggggggaccccaaagtaagtaaaaatcttttttgttttactatatggcaataggtaggtgtttaaaagcagcatgtcttaattgtataaactattactagcctccacattttgttcatactgcccctttaattccacacttctagcttggtttcacttttggtttagtttctttttccattcagttgacatgcccaaacttgttggatagtcagcatcctacagaaacctctggaagagcatggcattgtgaatgttacacatatacagcctttattctactgagttaaacaactcagctttatctcatgatggaagaacctttggatggtaaaatattttcctcaaaaagccgtttattgaaaaaaatccgatttaaatcaaaaaaatccgatttaaataaaaaaaatccgatttttttgattttttaaaaaaaacattgatttttatccaccctgcctcACCTAGCCTCAGAtaccgctacaggtctcggaatttttttctttctttttattacaaactttggattttattTTCACCCGCTTGAAAAAAAACTTCTACATGTTTGTTATCTGGGTacatgtaatgacctggagaatcataatggcatgtcagttttagcatacaGTAAAcatggttattaaaaaaaaaaaagcaatcgtgGAAttgcaatttgttttgcaattatgCTTCActtgttggatccaaaatggccaacttcaaaatagccaccatggtcaccacccaccttgaaaagtttcccccctcccatatactaatgtgccacaaaaaggaggttgatatcactaaccatccccattatatttaggtgtatccatataaatggcccaccctgtatggtTTCTTTTACCAGACGGCTGGGGAGTAGAAGTATACATGTTGGAAATCTAGGCACTGTCCACCCCTGAAGGAGTGGATCTCAGGGCTTTCCAAATCCTGCAGATGGAGGAGCTAGCGACATGATACATACACCGTTCGTAGGAATTTCTGAAACTTGGGATACGGGTTTTAAGCTAGCACATTTTTCTTAAGGCATTACCATTCCTTAGTTTCATGTATTTGAGGAGTACCATCACTGGATTTTATTTAGTATTGGGATACATTCAAGAAATGTTCAATCCAATCTTTAAAACTAGGGTGCTGTACTTGGCGTATATTACTTTATGTCGAAGGTATGTTTTCCATAATTGTAAATTCTTTGATGTTTCACAAAAGCTTACTGAAGCATAAAAGTTGTACATTACAGCATGTAAcatgtaaggctagggtcacattgcgttatgtgaccgcgtttaacggactacgttacaccgcggcataacgcggtgttaacgtagtccgttaacgccgccatagcctgtaatggtgaacacgtcgctagcgcccgcccacattgggcgtgcgctagcgatgtgccgtcatttgagtgacggacctcggacgctgcttgcagcgtccgcggcgcgcccgaggtccgttcctcgcaagtgcagatcggggatctgcgctagcggggacgccgaacgcggaccctagagaagcattgcgttagtgcaatccgctagcgctatgcgcttaacggattgccctaacgcaatgtgaccctagcctaagggtatgtgcacacgttgcggatttgcctgcggattcgcagcagttttccatccggtttacagtaccatgtaaacctacggaaaacaaagtctgcagtgcacatgctgtggaaaataccatgcggaaaagCTGtggtgtattttctgcagcatgttaattctgtgtgcggattccacagcgatttacacctgctcctcaataggaatccgcaggtgtaaaaccgcagatgaaatccgcacataAAACGGTGGAAATTCTAGTGTAATCAGCAGGCAAAAAGCATGGcgttttagctgcggatttttcagaatctgcacggaaaaatctgcacacgaatccgcaacgtgtgcacatagcctgaagctgCACCAACTAGGAAACAAAGTAAGGCAATTTACTACAAATGACAGGTTGTAGACCTAGCCGAGCCCCGTTACAACCAAAATTAGTCCTCACTCCTTGATAGAATATATATTTTTAGGATTTGACTTGTGGTTGCATGACCTCAAGAGATTCTTATGAGGAAAAAGTTCCACACCTGCAATAATTCTGACACGGGTCACAATTCATGAGATTGTCACAGTAACTGCAATAACTGAAGGCGTAGGCCACGAATTTAACAGAAATGACACGTCACACGCTGGACTGTGCAGAATTGATGCTACATTGATGGAGACAATTACTGTAACAAAAATAATTAAATGATCTGAAATGAAACGATAAAAATCGAGGAAATGTCTCATTACAAGACTAATGAATCTTGAGAAATCACAATTTTTCCAAGTTTTAAAACAACAACTTACATCATCTGCACCATCTACTTCTGGTAAGTCTACATCTTCATCTCCTCCCATATTGTTCATCATCTGTAAAAAAGGAACCGTTGTTAGGGGAAACCATGGATTACAGCTGGTCTGCATAAAAATCTCTAAAAGAAAACTAGAGAATTCTCAAACCTCGGAAAAGCGGTCGAAGTTGGACATGTCTTCATCTGAGTCGTCTTCCCAATCTTTCCAGTTGTTGAAGTCCACACTAAGCCAATTCAGCTGTAAATAAAGGACCAACGTTATGTAAGGCGGGAATATGGCAGAGACTAGTGTCCTACTACAAGTTGATACACAAAATAGGAAGATTACGATCAAGAAAACAAAAGCTACCTTTGCCTTCTCTTTTGTCAGTCTTGGCCACGACTGGCCAGATTCTGCTTTTCGTAAACAGCACAGGACAGATCTGTCTGTTCTTTTACGTTTAGACTCCTATCAGGAGAAAAGTCGAAAGTGAGCTAAACAAACCGTTTTCACGCCTATTGTTGTACCAGGCATTCTGCACATTGGTTCATGGACTGATTTCCCAGCTACAATACTAGTATACCCTACAGTCATCTATTAACCTTACACACCATTTCTTAAACTACCATTCCGCTGTTTCTTTCCCAGTATCTTATTGCTATTATTAACGTATGCTCAAAGTGTGCATTCAAATAGTTACCGTTCGCTATATGGTCATTTCCCATGTTGTTCTGGAGCTTCtgtgccatcttgtgaccgcagctATATCTTGCCAGATCTCACCACAGACTGTTACGTGCTCTTAATATAAGTCTAGGAGTCTCGTTCTGAGTCTCAGATTTATATTGAGAAAGACTTCAGTGGTGCAACTGGAACTACTGAGCCGGCTACTCACGACTGTGGTCATGTCCTCCAGTAGAGGATTGGCACAGCGCGCGACCTGTAAGTATGTGAATGTACACACTGAACAGAGATAaatgaagagaagaaaaaaaaaaaaaaaggaaagaacccTGGAATGGTACTTTAATTTCTACATCCAGTTGCTAAATATTTGCTGATTTCTGGCAGATGAATAAAAGACAGAagaaaaagaacaaacaaaaaaaacttacaTTGGGGTCAATAGACTGATACAGGTCGACTTCATTTAAGTGTTTAATGTTATCGGCTCCTCCCAGACAACTGCAAAATGACAAGGAGACAGAATAGCAGGGTGTGAAGCAGTTAACTATTTCCTCCATTGATGAAATTAATACATTTGTGTCAATGGTAAGAACTACCAAAGGAAGCATTAACAGGTCTCAAATACTAGTGGACATTCAGCATTTATGGAGTCAACAATCAGTATTTTTATTGCTCACCTTAATTATTTACCTCTTTCCTAGTTAATGGCGCACTAGATTACAGAAGCACCACGATTAAGTTTATACACGTTTGCCTGGTGTACGGCATTAGGCGTGTTTCATGACACCAAAGAATCCGTGTGTCACATCTGCCCTCCAACCCATGCGCCAGGtgttaaggcccccatacacagactAATATCACCTGAACCCACAACTATTGACGGttcggccaacagtctaatgtgtatggggcgccGGCCAAATGATGGCCGGGAGAGATGCTGCTCATGCATTTTTTATTTCGGACTGGTGATCGCATtattctccctgagataagccgcCGGCCAATGTATCAGTCGGTGGCTTCCTTATTTagaacacaggagtgctcggcCGAGCGGGCGCTCCTGTACTCGAGAATGTTGGCTGAGATGGCCAGCATTACAGTTTTAGCTTTGCGGTGTGTTCCCTAAAATAGCAGTTCCCATTTAATAACAATGGCATATTGCTCAGACATGCCATTACAATGCaggcaaaaaaaatctttacatatAAAACAGACGTCATGATTtcacttcttaaccccttcacaccgaaGACTGTttacaccttcctgaccaggccaatttttacaattctgaccattgtcactttagggCATAACTCTGGCacgcttcaatagatcccactgattctgacattgttttctcgtgacatattgtacttcatgatagtggtaaaatttctttgatatgacttgtgtttatttgtgaaaagagacgcaattttcaaacttttagtttttatgccctgatttctctttttaaaagcaaaatttccaaaataatttttttagggaccatttcacatttgaagtgactgaggggcctttatgatagaaaatatccagaagtgacaccattctaaaaactgcacccctcaaggtgctcaaaaccacattcaagaagttcattaacccttgaggtgcttcacaagaattaatagaatgtggaaggaaaaaaaaaaacatttaacttttttttcacaaaaaatttccttaacccctttctaccattggacgtactattccgtccatatggggtgggccctacttcccaaggacggaatagtacgtccagcgcgatcagccgcgctcacggggggagagcggccgagtgtcagctgactatcgcagctgacatccggcacgatgccacggaccgcccccggcacactgcgatcaaacatgatcacagtgttccggcggtatagggaagcatcgcgcagggagggggctcccttagTGCTTctttgagacccccggagcaacgcgatgtgatcgtgttgctccgagggtctcctgccttcctctccctgcaggccctggatccaaaatggctgcggggctgcatccgggtcctgcagggaggtggcttaccagcgcctgctcagggcaggtgccgggaagcctccctgctgtgcatgtcagatccctgatctgacacagtgcacagcaaagtgtcagatcagcgatctgacactttactgtgatgtcccccctggggcaaagtaaaaaaaaaaaaaatttacatgtgtaaaaaaaaaaaagtgacccgattttacaaattacacctctcaatgaattaagctAGGGGGTCAGTGATCATTTTGAAACCACAGGCGCATCACAGAATTTtagaccattgggcagtgaagaaaaagtaatttacatttttaccactaagatCGAAtgttagcctcagattttacattttcacactggtaaatgggtaaaaatgtcactaaaatttgtcccacaatttctactaaacgtggcaataccccatatgtggctgtacagtgctgcttagccatACAAAATGTCTCGGGAGGAATGGAGTGCTATTGGCCTctcggagcgcagattttcctagatgtTTGTAGACTCCATATAAATAAtctctaagtgctagaaaagcagaattccccctcaagtgaccctattttggaaattatacccctttgggaatttatctacaggtgtagtgactattttgactccatgggtgttttccataaaCAAGCAGCAGTTGATGTAAAGGAGTGAAAATTGCCATTGTAGCGATGAGGAAAAAAGGGAAGTTGCCCCAGCTTCTTTGAATCCAAAATTCATTAGAAAAATGCTTCTTAAAAACCATGGCAATGAAAAGGTTCACATGGTAAGGCATATTAACACGTTTCATACGCTCAAGGAATTTGAATCGCGTTACTATACCTTACTATGTGAACCTGTACATTGCCATGGTTTTTTAAGAAGCATTTTTCTAATTAATTTTGGATTCAAGGAAGCTGGGGCAACTTCCCTTTATCCTAATCAGTACTGCACGTGTGACCACACGAGATCCGCGCTTCAGCAAGCCGTAGGTGAGctggtatttttctttttttgccattgtagtgcccagtacattatgcccagctcatgctactGGAGACATCGACATGTAAatcaggcgggctctcatcactacaaaaatgccaaacatgtgggcgctaaatgtggtttagagacactggggctcagaaggaaggtggGGCATTTGGATGTgccaaatttgctgaatttcttcttTGGGAGGGGGAAGGCGgaggcgaggagccatttagcctTTCCGGAACCTTTGTGCTACAAGTAACGTGGAAGCCcaatatatttccgttaacagatgatgatGGTCCagaatggggacttgcttttttgtggattgagttgaagcttttattggaaacattttacctaacatttgggatcacatttatccggagcTCTACgccgagcacttactttggggtttccatctaaatctccgagctgaCTTGACAAATGAAACCCCTGAAGGATTcagtcactataatgagacagtagATTTacactggactccatctggccagtggtgttcttttcagaagtgcacaaaactgtggctgactgcacttttatgctttttgcatcactttatactgagagctataattttattTTTCCGCCGAGAGCTTTATGGTGGCTTTTTTACTTTGCAGCACATGAcgccgttttcagtggtaccatttttatttacattcgcctTTTTGATCACGATTTATTGCACTTTCTCTTTGGCGGTATGATGAAACAgttttttgcagtgttcactgaaagggttaaatattgtggagcagttttataggttgggtagttTCAGATACGGAGATACCAAatgtgtacctttttttttttttacataagtaaATGCATTTATAGGattaatatttttcctttttttgttctttagttgaggattttttttttaaaaaaaatattttacacttaacttttttttttttttacacattgtcccaggatgggacatcattgTATAATGACAGATGGGTGTTCCGATACtctgcactgcagggcatcagagcagcatatgacaggcaggggaggtggagtgtcAGCTCTTGCTCTTAGCAGGTGCTCACAGGCCACCTTTCCTAATGGCCCCCATGGCCATCTTGCGGCCCAGGGTCACTATGGAAACCATCAGCACAATGCGTTGTGTCAATGGAAGCAGAGAGGGAGCTCACTCCCTCTGCAATGCTCCTCGatatcactattgacagcagcatcagaggggttaaatgtccaCGACTGGTGCCATCATAGGTCTGAAACCTGCACCAGAACAAGGGGGCGCTAAGCGTGAGCCAAAGCGATCGCGGCCCTGTACATATATAGCAGTTTGCAGGAACACAGCgcatgtcgggaagaggttaataGTGCACTAATGGGGGAGATCATCAAAGATGGTCTCATAGCAAAACTTGCAAAGTTGCCAGTAATGGTAATGTAAGGGTGACGTGACAAAACACTAATTGAAATATCCACAATAAAACACTTGAATGTTAAGATTTTAGGGTTTCGTTGAACTCAAAGTACAGCCCTGACAAGATcatttttatgatcagtgggggCAAAACCTTTGTGGATCACACAAATAGAGCGCTGAATCAACGCTGTGTCCccttcactgtttttttttctcccagCAGTGGCTCCTTGATTATATAGCCATGCAGGGAACTTCAGAAAAGCTCCATTGAAGTGGATTTTGACAGCTGCAGTACCCTGCTCTGCCAGATTGGCAAGGGGCACCATTGTGAAGGAAACACAATACATGGGATGTACTGCTTAATCAGTATTGTGGCCCCTTCATTTTAAGGGATGGACCCAAATATCAGATCCGTACGATCATAAAGATAGAATATCCAAAGAATATAAGCCTCACTTTATAAGATGGAAATAAACCGTTAAAGCAACCTGTGAAGgaaccagattatatcttaattagcAAATCAAGAAAAATATGCTGTTATCTATACTTTTGCTTCTGTAAGCAtgtaaagctggagttacactaaacgacttacctacgatcacgaccagcgatacgacctggccgtgatcgttggtaagtcgttgtgtggtcgctggggagctgtcacacagacagctctctccagcgaccaacgatcaggggaatgacttcggcatcgttgaaacggtcttcaacgatgccgaagtccccctgcagcacccgggtaaccagggtaaacatcgggttactaagtgcagagccgcgcttagtaacccgatatttaccctggtttccattataaaagttaaaaaaaaaaaccactacatactcacattctgatgtctgtcacgtcccccgccggcgtccacagggttaaaactgctttcggcaagagcgctgctaatgcacgcgctgctgccgagagcttccctgcactgaatgtgtcaacgccggcagtaacagcggtgacgttaccgctgtgctctgctttacggccggcgctgacagtcagtgcagggaagctctcggccggagcgcgtgcattagcatcgctcctgccgaaagcagttttaaccctgtggacgccgggggacgtgacagacatcagaatgtgagtatgtactgttttttttttttacttttacaatggtaaccagggtaaatatcgggttactaagcgcggccctgcgcttagtaacccgatatttaccctggttacaagtgaacacatcgctggatcggcgtcacacacgccgatccagcgatgacagcgggtgatcagcgaccaaaaaatggtcctgatcattccccaacgacctcccagcaggggcctgattgttgatcgctgtcacacataacgagatcgttagcgggatcattgctacgtcaccaaaagcgtgacgttacaacgatatcgttaacgatatcgttatgtgtgactcagccttaagtgacttgtaagctgatatttcatataacagTGTGCGCTTATCTTTGATGACCAGTgacgtttgctaatatgctaattatgcattgtaatttggagccagtttgttgaaaacagagagggaaaaactatgcaaatagattaaataatcaagtaatgctacttgatctcatcaccgtTGCTTCCTttatcttgatgctggactgaaggaaacttgttaaatctaaaaataggatacatgcctctgtataaagagactttCTTCTGGTTGGTgtgactcttcaggatctcagcttagGGTTCAACAGACCtggctggaagaacacaggactgcttcattgaccatcactgaaaccccagagacgtCTTAAAAAATCCAGGATGGGACAATTGGTTCacttggccacatacctcactgatcTCgaatagcttcctaagcttgtcgttacctcctcacgGTGGAGGCCTCCCAAAAGTGGGGAGCCACTGGTAGGGCACACAACACTGGAAGCAGCTCTTATCCTGACGAATCAGCGGAAGGGTCAGACTcttatttgcaccatcttgggtatttgttgGGACTGTCCTGTAAGCTATTGTGTGTTAGTGGTTCAATAAATGATTGTCACACTTTTACCCTCACCACGTGTTGTCTGGGTAGCGTTATGCCCATGTTAAAAGGGAGAGCGGGCGTTCGGCAGGACGATCCCTGGTTCATGCAGTTCTGGCTAGCGGACCCTGGGGCTCTCGCCGATGtgtcaccaccccccccccccgtttgtCTTCACACAACCCTCCATTCAAGGCAGATAATGTGACAGTATCTGGCAACTGTATGTCACCAAACCTTCTGCCATACTCATGAATGATCCCATTTGCATGCTCGATGCCACCTTTGTACCTTTACAAAACCTATGCAGAGAACGGTACGAGACTCTGGGACATTAAAACCCCCTTACACCTTCCCTGCATGGACACCACACCAGGGTTCATTAGGGTGCTTTCATATT from Ranitomeya variabilis isolate aRanVar5 chromosome 3, aRanVar5.hap1, whole genome shotgun sequence includes:
- the PTGES3 gene encoding prostaglandin E synthase 3, coding for MQPASAKWYDRRDYVFVEFCVEDSKEVKVGFEKDKFTFSCLGGADNIKHLNEVDLYQSIDPNESKRKRTDRSVLCCLRKAESGQSWPRLTKEKAKLNWLSVDFNNWKDWEDDSDEDMSNFDRFSEMMNNMGGDEDVDLPEVDGADDDSPDSDDEKMPDLE